A section of the Felis catus isolate Fca126 chromosome B2, F.catus_Fca126_mat1.0, whole genome shotgun sequence genome encodes:
- the PPARD gene encoding peroxisome proliferator-activated receptor delta isoform X1 codes for MEQPPGEAPEVRQEEEKKEVAEAEGGPELNGGPERSLPSSSYTGSVHLPWPQSWQRVKPPLCCVSADLSQSSSPPSLLDQLQMGCDGASCGSLNMECRVCGDKASGFHYGVHACEGCKGFFRRTIRMKLEYEKCERICKIQKKNRNKCQYCRFQKCVALGMSHNAIRFGRMPEAEKRKLVAGLTASEGNQHNPQVADLKAFSKHIYNAYLKNFNMTKKKARGILTGKASHTAPFVIHDIETLWQAEKGLVWKQLVNGLPPYKEISVHVFYRCQCTTVETVRELTEFAKSIPSFSNLFLNDQVTLLKYGVHEAIFAMLASIVNKDGLLVANGTGFVTREFLRSLRKPFSDIIEPKFEFAVKFNALELDDSDLALFIAAIILCGDRPGLINVPQVEAIQDTILRALEFHLQANHPYAQYLFPKLLQKMADLRQLVTEHAQMMQRIKKTETETSLHPLLQEIYKDMY; via the exons GCTCTGTCCACCTCCCCTGGCCCCAGTCCTGGCAGCGTGTGAAGCCACCCCTATGTTGTGTGTCTGCAGACCTCTCCCAGAGCTCCTCACCACCCTCGCTGCTGGACCAGTTGCAGATGGGCTGTGACGGGGCCTCGTGTGGCAGCCTCAACATGGAGTGCCGTGTGTGCGGGGACAAGGCATCAGGCTTCCACTACGGTGTTCACGCATGCGAGGGGTGCAAG GGCTTCTTCCGTCGGACGATCCGCATGAAGCTGGAATATGAGAAGTGTGAGCGGATCTGCAAGATCCAGAAGAAGAACCGCAACAAGTGCCAGTACTGTCGCTTCCAGAAATGTGTGGCCCTGGGCATGTCGCATAATG CCATTCGCTTTGGCCGGATGCCAGAGGCCGAGAAGAGGAAGCTGGTGGCAGGGCTGACAGCAAGCGAGGGGAATCAGCACAACCCGCAGGTGGCCGACCTGAAGGCCTTCTCCAAGCACATCTACAACGCCTACCTGAAAAACTTCAACATGACCAAAAAGAAGGCCCGCGGCATCCTCACCGGCAAGGCCAGTCACACGGCG CCCTTTGTGATCCACGACATCGAGACATTGTGGCAAGCAGAGAAGGGCCTGGTGTGGAAGCAGCTGGTGAACGGCCTGCCACCCTACAAGGAGATCAGCGTGCATGTCTTCTACCGCTGCCAGTGCACCACAGTAGAGACTGTGCGTGAGCTCACCGAGTTCGCCAAGAGCATACCCAGCTTCAGCAACCTCTTCCTCAACGACCAGGTGACACTTCTCAAGTATGGTGTGCATGAGGCCATCTTTGCCATGCTGGCCTCCATTGTCAACAAGGACGGGTTGCTGGTGGCCAACGGCACTGGTTTTGTCACCCGTGAGTTCCTGCGAAGCCTCCGAAAGCCCTTCAGTGACATCATCGAGCCCAAGTTTGAGTTTGCTGTCAAGTTCAATGCCCTGGAACTTGATGACAGTGACCTGGCTCTCTTCATTGCGGCCATCATTCTTTGTGGAG ACCGGCCAGGCCTCATAAACGTTCCCCAGGTGGAGGCCATCCAGGACACCATCCTGCGTGCCCTCGAGTTCCACCTGCAGGCCAACCACCCCTACGCCCAGTACCTCTTCCCCAAGCTGCTGCAGAAGATGGCCGACCTGCGGCAGCTGGTCACCGAGCACGCCCAGATGATGCAGCGCATCAAGAAGACCGAGACGGAGACCTCACTGCACCCGCTGCTCCAGGAGATCTACAAGGACATGTACTGA
- the PPARD gene encoding peroxisome proliferator-activated receptor delta isoform X2, with protein MEQPPGEAPEVRQEEEKKEVAEAEGGPELNGGPERSLPSSSYTDLSQSSSPPSLLDQLQMGCDGASCGSLNMECRVCGDKASGFHYGVHACEGCKGFFRRTIRMKLEYEKCERICKIQKKNRNKCQYCRFQKCVALGMSHNAIRFGRMPEAEKRKLVAGLTASEGNQHNPQVADLKAFSKHIYNAYLKNFNMTKKKARGILTGKASHTAPFVIHDIETLWQAEKGLVWKQLVNGLPPYKEISVHVFYRCQCTTVETVRELTEFAKSIPSFSNLFLNDQVTLLKYGVHEAIFAMLASIVNKDGLLVANGTGFVTREFLRSLRKPFSDIIEPKFEFAVKFNALELDDSDLALFIAAIILCGDRPGLINVPQVEAIQDTILRALEFHLQANHPYAQYLFPKLLQKMADLRQLVTEHAQMMQRIKKTETETSLHPLLQEIYKDMY; from the exons ACCTCTCCCAGAGCTCCTCACCACCCTCGCTGCTGGACCAGTTGCAGATGGGCTGTGACGGGGCCTCGTGTGGCAGCCTCAACATGGAGTGCCGTGTGTGCGGGGACAAGGCATCAGGCTTCCACTACGGTGTTCACGCATGCGAGGGGTGCAAG GGCTTCTTCCGTCGGACGATCCGCATGAAGCTGGAATATGAGAAGTGTGAGCGGATCTGCAAGATCCAGAAGAAGAACCGCAACAAGTGCCAGTACTGTCGCTTCCAGAAATGTGTGGCCCTGGGCATGTCGCATAATG CCATTCGCTTTGGCCGGATGCCAGAGGCCGAGAAGAGGAAGCTGGTGGCAGGGCTGACAGCAAGCGAGGGGAATCAGCACAACCCGCAGGTGGCCGACCTGAAGGCCTTCTCCAAGCACATCTACAACGCCTACCTGAAAAACTTCAACATGACCAAAAAGAAGGCCCGCGGCATCCTCACCGGCAAGGCCAGTCACACGGCG CCCTTTGTGATCCACGACATCGAGACATTGTGGCAAGCAGAGAAGGGCCTGGTGTGGAAGCAGCTGGTGAACGGCCTGCCACCCTACAAGGAGATCAGCGTGCATGTCTTCTACCGCTGCCAGTGCACCACAGTAGAGACTGTGCGTGAGCTCACCGAGTTCGCCAAGAGCATACCCAGCTTCAGCAACCTCTTCCTCAACGACCAGGTGACACTTCTCAAGTATGGTGTGCATGAGGCCATCTTTGCCATGCTGGCCTCCATTGTCAACAAGGACGGGTTGCTGGTGGCCAACGGCACTGGTTTTGTCACCCGTGAGTTCCTGCGAAGCCTCCGAAAGCCCTTCAGTGACATCATCGAGCCCAAGTTTGAGTTTGCTGTCAAGTTCAATGCCCTGGAACTTGATGACAGTGACCTGGCTCTCTTCATTGCGGCCATCATTCTTTGTGGAG ACCGGCCAGGCCTCATAAACGTTCCCCAGGTGGAGGCCATCCAGGACACCATCCTGCGTGCCCTCGAGTTCCACCTGCAGGCCAACCACCCCTACGCCCAGTACCTCTTCCCCAAGCTGCTGCAGAAGATGGCCGACCTGCGGCAGCTGGTCACCGAGCACGCCCAGATGATGCAGCGCATCAAGAAGACCGAGACGGAGACCTCACTGCACCCGCTGCTCCAGGAGATCTACAAGGACATGTACTGA